The window ATCGGCAAGAAAGTGTGAGCCGGGACCAGCAGGGTCTGTGCGGCGGGCGCGGGAGCCCGCCTTGCTCGCGGCCCGCAGCCGTCCGGCTTCCCCGAGCTCGGCCCGGCCAGCGCCCGGGAGCGCAGCGCCGCTGCCTCTGGGCTAGGACTTCGCGAGGTGGGTCggctccccctccctcctccttcctctcttcctcctcttcctccgcCTCGGGTCCTCGACCTCCTCCCGATTTTCCCTCCTCGGCGGGCgagggtggggggggcgggggaggccgGGGCTCGCCCCGAGCAGCCACGATGCTCCTGGACGCCGGCCCCCAGTATCCTGCGATCGGCGTGACCACCTTTGGCGCGTCCCGCCACCACTCGGCGGGCGACGTGGCCGAGCGCGACGTAGGCCTGGGCATCAACCCGTTCGCCGACGGCATGGGCGCCTTCAAGCTCAACCCCAGCTCGCACGAGCTGGCCTCGGCCGGCCAGACTGCCTTCACGTCGCAGGCGCCGGGCTACGCAGCTGCCGCGGCCCTcggccaccaccaccacccgGGCCACGTCGGCTCCTACTCGAGCGCAGCGTTCAACTCCACGCGGGACTTTCTGTTCCGCAATCGGGGCTTCGGCGACGCGGCCGCCAGCGCGCAGCACAGCCTGTTCGCCGCTTCGGCCGGAGGCTTCGGGGGCCCTCACGGCCACACGGACGCCGCGGGCCACCTCCTCTTCCCCGGGCTTCACGAGCAGGCTGCCGGCCACGCGTCTCCCAACGTAGTCAACGGGCAAATGAGGCTCGGCTTCTCTGGGGACATGTACCCGCGACCCGAGCAGTACGGCCAAGTGACCAGCCCCCGTTCCGACCACTATGCCGCACCGCAGCTGCACGGCTACGGGCCCATGAACGTGAACATGGCCGCGCACCACGGCGCCGGCGCTTTCTTCCGTTACATGCGCCAGCCCATCAAGCAGGAGCTCATTTGCAAGTGGATCGAGCCTGAGCAACTGGCCAACCCCAAAAAGTCGTGCAACAAAACTTTCAGCACCATGCACGAGCTGGTCACGCACGTCACCGTGGAGCACGTCGGCGGCCCAGAGCAGAGCAACCACATCTGTTTCTGGGAGGAGTGTCCGCGCGAGGGCAAGCCCTTCAAAGCCAAATACAAACTGGTCAACCATATCCGCGTGCACACGGGCGAGaagcccttcccctgcccctttcCTGGCTGCGGCAAGGTCTTCGCGCGCTCTGAGAACTTAAAGATCCACAAAAGGACGCACACAGGTACGGAAACTGCTCTCCGCGACTCCCCTCCCCACTCTGGGCCTGGGACCGAAATCCCAAAGTCTAGAGACGCGGGAGCACAAACCCGGCCTCGGTGGGGTCCTGCCGCCAGGTTCCGGCAGACAGCGAAATTGTGCACTGGTTTTTAGTTTGGGGCTcgaatttattgaaaaaaaaaaaaaaaagaaagaaagaaagcagtaaGCGGGTCGGACGAGAAGGAACTGGGGatatagataaagaaaatgaggaatttaAAAAGCCGACAGAGCGGGAAGTGAGTCCGGCGTGGTAGAGCTCTGGGTGCGCGAGAGCCGGGAGAAGTGGCGGGCTCCGAGCCGCGGCGGAGGCACCAGCCGTTCCGGCTGCAGACAAATTTAAACACTTGCTTCCTGCCAACATCTTCCTCTCTGCACCTCAAAGAGGGCTTTGCCAAAAGAAGGGGCAGAGGGAATTGGAAAGTATCTATGAGGtataatagaaagaaacaaaaccagaaagtaggggggtgggggaggaagggaaaCAAGTAGGGCCCTAGGAGGCTTATGCATATTTAAAGAGCCCAATATTAGTAGTGACTGGTTTTAGAGTGAGAATgagggatgggggggggggtcggtgggagggagggaagtcCTTTTTGTCTGTTAAATTCCGTGGGGCAGTTTTCAAAACACGAATCCCCCGTGGTGCCGTGTTGGCCTTTAAAAATAGTTGAGACCTCACcgaaacattaaaaaagaaagaaaagaaagaaagaaaaaaagaaatggttctCGGGGCACTCTGAGCTGTGGTTTGTGGTCGGGTAGGCCATCCTAGGCCCCTTGTGCCCATGAGGCCGGGCATCCGGTCTCTTTCCCTGTGCTGGTTTGTCCGGGTGATTTCTGAGAACGGCGCTTGGAACTTGATGCTTAATGCCGAAGTCAGTAAAGAATTTACCGCGCCGAGCTCCCGGCCCAAATCATGCTATaaaatgtgagtgtgtgtgtaggaggtgggatggggagggggaggcgAAGAGGGGGTTGCGCAGCGCCGGGGAGGGGgtagggggaggagagaaagagcaaaaCAGCCAGAGAATCAACCCCGAACGTGGAAATTAGAAACCAAGAGCTAGGTGGAAGCCACCTCAAGTCCAGTGTATACCCCCGGGCAGAAAAAGCAGCAGCCAGACCAGCTGCTTCTCTGGGatctaaaaattaatatatatattctggatctaCTTGGATTAAGAGTTCAAAATATAGTGaaggtatttatatttatttataaatccaCTACAGCTATATGAATTTATTGAAGACCTGGGTTTTTGAGTTTGCAAAGTGCAAACTCCGAAtcgctggctttttttttttggcttgttttattttttttcccatttgtttacttttttccaaAAGCGGCTGCCAGATTTGTTGTAATCAGCTCCCCCTCCTTCTCACCCTTTGCACCAGGGGAGAAACCCTTCAAGTGCGAGTTCGAGGGTTGCGACCGGCGCTTCGCCAACAGCAGCGACCGCAAGAAGCACATGCACGTGCATACAAGCGACAAGCCCTATCTCTGCAAGATGTGCGACAAGTCCTACACGCACCCCAGCTCGCTGCGCAAGCACATGAAGGTAATCGCCGCGCCCTCGCCACCCACCTTCGAGGCAGGAGCCCGCTCTGCTTTCCGGCCGAGGTCAGGCGGCGAGTGGCAGCCGGGAGGCGGCAGGAACCCGCCGAGGCGGGAAAGCAACACCCTGCAACGTGGGGCTGTGCCGAGAGGGCGGGGGGCTGGAAAAAGGGTCGCAGGCACCCAAGACCGTTCTAAATTACGGCTTCGTAATAAAAGTCAAAAGAAGTGAGCCCTCGAGTAGAAGCCGCTTCTCAGTTTGGCCCAGAGGTAGCGAGTTGGGCCGCAGCTGCGGGTTGAGCTGCCGAGGCTGCAGCCATGGCGGCCGGCAGGCATCGGGCTGCAGACTCGGTTCTTGCGCCCAGGCCTGGCCACTTGTTCCCGTAAACATCGGCAAGCAAAGTTCCGGGTGCTGAGGGCGCGAACTCTCCCGGGCCCTGGCGTTAAATGCGCTTGGCCCTTTCTAgatctggttttgttttgtgaGTTCCGGGAGCGCCGTCCCTGCCCGCAGCAGTGCCTCTGCAGGGCCGGGGCGGGGGCACCGAGTCGGCCCCGCGCTGGATTGGGCTGGCCGCGCTCTCCCGGGGGctgtgggctggggagggggtgtcGGCGCCCGGGGAGCGCGGCCTGCACCCACCCCGGCTAAGACGCTCGGTGAAAGCGCGTCTCTGTTCCTGCAGGTCCACGAATCCTCCTCGCAGGGCTCGCAGCCTTCGCCGGCCGCCAGCTCCGGCTACGAGTCCTCCACGCCGCCCACCATCGTTTCTCCCTCCGCAGACAACCCGACCACCAGCTCCCTGTCGCCCTCCTCCTCCGCGGTCCACCACGCAGCCGGCCACAGCGCGCTCTCTTCCAATTTTAACGAATGGTACGTTTAAACTCAGAAACC is drawn from Tamandua tetradactyla isolate mTamTet1 chromosome 5, mTamTet1.pri, whole genome shotgun sequence and contains these coding sequences:
- the ZIC1 gene encoding zinc finger protein ZIC 1; translation: MLLDAGPQYPAIGVTTFGASRHHSAGDVAERDVGLGINPFADGMGAFKLNPSSHELASAGQTAFTSQAPGYAAAAALGHHHHPGHVGSYSSAAFNSTRDFLFRNRGFGDAAASAQHSLFAASAGGFGGPHGHTDAAGHLLFPGLHEQAAGHASPNVVNGQMRLGFSGDMYPRPEQYGQVTSPRSDHYAAPQLHGYGPMNVNMAAHHGAGAFFRYMRQPIKQELICKWIEPEQLANPKKSCNKTFSTMHELVTHVTVEHVGGPEQSNHICFWEECPREGKPFKAKYKLVNHIRVHTGEKPFPCPFPGCGKVFARSENLKIHKRTHTGEKPFKCEFEGCDRRFANSSDRKKHMHVHTSDKPYLCKMCDKSYTHPSSLRKHMKVHESSSQGSQPSPAASSGYESSTPPTIVSPSADNPTTSSLSPSSSAVHHAAGHSALSSNFNEWYV